A genomic region of Halostagnicola larsenii XH-48 contains the following coding sequences:
- a CDS encoding alpha-glucuronidase family glycosyl hydrolase: MNQYDDCWLRYERVTENDRLESYRRRCRHAYVAEKAPEHGAIRDELRRALPDLLGTEPHFWQHPPTTADGFLAIGTPEDMTMIADSVPADDIAELSSGGYLIRSVTWNGLDCLVVTATTDRGLVYGTFHLLRLLNVRESIGDLEVRQDPAYENRLLNQWDTPFHRSVERGYGGESIFDWERLPDLRTRYEDYARLLASVGINGIVLNNVNTTKPARASANAAFDEFEGWQLLESRRLEDLTGLASVFRRYGIRPYLSVNFASPMLVGDLDTADPLDKDVQAWWRRKADEVYDLLPDFGGFLVKADSEGQPGPYDYGRDHVTGANAIAQALKPHGGRVWWRAFVYGSHEDRAVQAYDTFEPLDGDFADNVTVQIKNGPIDFQPREPVSPLFGALSETAIGMELQITQEYTGQGVHATYHLPMWKEVFEFDTHADGAGTPVKSLLRGDEQGIVGVGNVGEDYNWTGHYLAQANLYAFGRAAWSPDLSVETVTDEWVRQTFGADETVGDVIKDILRRSWEACIDYETGGLGLLHMMHNGEEHLENHYYPSPEEWPGYHGASEDGIGVDRTESGSGYVAQYPEPIADRYGSVERCPEELLLFFHHLPWDHELEDGTTVVQRLYDNCFAGVDEVKRLRERWHALEGRVDERRHRHVAERFDEQVSNAQRWRDALTAYFREYSGIPDERGRVRRDE; encoded by the coding sequence ATGAATCAGTACGACGACTGCTGGCTTCGGTACGAGCGCGTTACGGAGAACGATCGACTCGAATCGTACCGACGCCGGTGTAGACACGCGTACGTCGCCGAGAAGGCGCCCGAACACGGAGCGATTCGAGACGAACTCCGACGGGCTCTGCCCGATCTCCTCGGGACGGAGCCCCACTTCTGGCAACATCCGCCGACGACGGCGGACGGGTTTCTTGCCATCGGCACGCCCGAAGATATGACGATGATCGCCGACTCCGTTCCGGCCGACGACATCGCCGAACTCAGCAGTGGCGGGTACCTCATCCGTTCGGTCACCTGGAACGGTCTGGACTGTCTCGTCGTCACCGCAACCACTGATCGCGGATTGGTGTACGGAACGTTCCACCTCCTCCGACTTCTGAACGTGCGAGAATCGATCGGCGATCTCGAGGTTCGGCAGGATCCGGCGTACGAGAACCGACTGCTCAACCAGTGGGATACGCCCTTTCACCGCTCGGTCGAACGAGGGTACGGCGGCGAATCGATCTTCGACTGGGAACGACTGCCCGACCTCCGAACTCGATACGAGGACTACGCCCGCCTGTTGGCCTCCGTGGGCATCAACGGGATCGTTCTCAACAACGTCAACACCACGAAGCCGGCGCGAGCGAGCGCGAACGCTGCGTTCGACGAGTTTGAGGGGTGGCAATTGCTGGAGTCGCGACGCCTCGAGGACCTCACTGGACTTGCGTCGGTGTTTCGCCGGTACGGGATCCGGCCGTACCTGTCGGTCAACTTCGCGTCACCGATGCTCGTCGGCGATCTCGACACCGCCGACCCGCTCGATAAAGATGTCCAAGCCTGGTGGCGGCGGAAAGCCGACGAAGTGTACGATCTCCTCCCGGATTTCGGCGGTTTTCTCGTGAAAGCCGACTCCGAGGGACAGCCCGGCCCCTACGACTACGGGCGCGACCACGTTACCGGGGCGAACGCGATCGCGCAGGCGCTAAAGCCACACGGCGGCCGCGTCTGGTGGCGGGCCTTCGTCTACGGGTCGCACGAAGATCGGGCGGTACAGGCGTACGACACGTTCGAACCGCTGGACGGCGACTTCGCCGACAACGTCACCGTACAGATCAAAAACGGGCCGATCGATTTCCAGCCCCGCGAGCCCGTATCGCCGCTGTTTGGCGCGCTCTCGGAGACGGCTATCGGGATGGAACTCCAGATCACACAGGAGTACACCGGTCAGGGCGTCCACGCGACGTACCATCTCCCGATGTGGAAGGAGGTCTTCGAGTTCGACACGCACGCCGACGGAGCGGGGACGCCGGTGAAGTCCCTACTGCGCGGAGACGAACAAGGGATCGTCGGCGTCGGAAACGTCGGCGAGGACTACAACTGGACGGGACACTACCTCGCGCAGGCGAACCTCTACGCGTTCGGCCGCGCAGCCTGGAGCCCCGACCTGTCGGTCGAGACGGTAACCGACGAGTGGGTTCGACAGACGTTCGGGGCCGACGAGACCGTCGGCGACGTGATCAAAGATATCCTCCGACGGTCGTGGGAGGCCTGCATCGATTACGAAACCGGCGGCCTCGGGCTACTGCACATGATGCACAACGGCGAGGAGCACCTCGAGAACCACTACTACCCGTCGCCCGAGGAGTGGCCCGGCTATCACGGCGCGAGCGAGGACGGGATCGGCGTCGACCGGACCGAATCTGGAAGCGGCTACGTCGCGCAGTATCCGGAGCCGATCGCCGACCGCTACGGCTCCGTCGAGCGCTGTCCCGAGGAACTCCTCCTCTTCTTTCACCACCTCCCGTGGGACCACGAACTCGAAGACGGGACCACCGTCGTCCAGCGGCTCTACGACAACTGTTTCGCCGGCGTCGACGAGGTCAAACGGCTCCGTGAGCGGTGGCACGCCCTCGAGGGACGCGTCGATGAGCGCCGACACCGACACGTCGCCGAGCGGTTCGACGAGCAAGTCAGTAACGCGCAGCGGTGGCGGGACGCTCTCACGGCGTACTTCCGGGAGTACTCGGGTATTCCGGACGAACGAGGCCGCGTTCGGCGCGACGAGTGA
- a CDS encoding glycoside hydrolase family 3 N-terminal domain-containing protein, which produces MQDSSNCASAEQPVERHVAELLEAMTLEEKAAQLGSVNANKLLDDCGELDDDAVDEHLSDGIGHLTRIGGEGGLSPAEAAERTNELQAYLRDETRLGIPAVPHEECLSGYMGPEGTTFPQMVGMASTWSPALLETVTDTIREQLAAIGTAHALSPVLDVARDLRWGRVEETFGEDPYLVAAMARGYVDGLQGDGDGISATLKHFVGHGAGEGGKNRSSVNVGRRELRETHMFPFEAVIRTTNTESVMNAYHDIDGIPCASDERLLTDVLRGEWGFDGTVVSDYYSVEFLRSEHGVAADEREAGVAAVQAGIDVELPYTDCYGEHLVDAVESGVLAEKTLEESVRRVLLAKARNGLLEDPTVDPDAATEPFGTEDARALTERAARESMTLLKNDTDVLPLTGEGIDSVAVVGPKADDPQELMGDYAYPAHYPEEEVDLDATTPLDAVRERSNEHGFEVLYERGCTTTGPETDDFEAAAGAAADADIAVAFVGARSAVDFSDSDRERIYKPSVATSGEGCDVVDLDLPGVQAALVERVHETDTPVVVVVVSGKPHSIESIAADVPAVLQAWLPGERGGEGIAAVLFGEHNPGGHLPVSIPRTVGQLPVHYNRKPNTATEEYVYTESDPLYPFGHGLSYTDFEYGDLSLSTAKLPPAGTVTATVTVENAGDVAGHDVVQLYASAENPDQARPVQELVGFERVFLEPGETERLSFVVDASQLAYHDRNGNLAVAEGPYEFRVGHSAADIVTTASFDVTGTKSVPQTGRTYFTETETEKLE; this is translated from the coding sequence ATGCAAGATAGTTCGAACTGTGCCAGTGCCGAACAGCCCGTCGAGCGGCACGTTGCGGAGCTTCTCGAGGCGATGACTCTCGAGGAGAAGGCGGCCCAGCTCGGGTCCGTGAACGCGAACAAGCTGTTGGACGACTGCGGTGAACTCGACGATGATGCCGTCGACGAACACCTCTCGGATGGGATCGGTCACCTGACCCGGATCGGCGGGGAAGGGGGACTGTCACCCGCCGAGGCGGCCGAACGAACGAACGAACTGCAGGCGTATCTGCGGGACGAAACGCGGCTCGGAATCCCGGCCGTTCCACACGAGGAGTGTCTCAGCGGATACATGGGTCCCGAAGGGACGACGTTTCCCCAGATGGTCGGGATGGCGAGTACGTGGTCGCCCGCACTCCTCGAGACGGTGACGGATACGATCCGGGAACAGCTGGCGGCTATCGGGACCGCACACGCGCTTTCGCCGGTCCTCGACGTCGCTCGCGATCTCCGATGGGGCCGAGTCGAGGAGACGTTCGGCGAGGATCCGTATCTGGTCGCCGCGATGGCGCGCGGATACGTCGACGGACTGCAAGGGGACGGAGACGGTATCTCCGCGACGCTCAAACACTTCGTCGGGCACGGCGCGGGCGAAGGCGGGAAAAATCGGAGTTCGGTAAACGTCGGTCGGCGCGAACTCCGGGAGACGCACATGTTCCCGTTCGAAGCGGTCATCCGTACGACGAACACCGAATCGGTGATGAACGCGTATCACGACATCGACGGAATTCCGTGTGCCAGCGACGAGCGACTTCTGACCGACGTCCTTCGGGGAGAGTGGGGATTCGACGGAACCGTGGTGTCGGACTACTACAGCGTCGAATTCCTCCGGAGCGAACACGGCGTCGCCGCGGACGAACGGGAAGCGGGAGTTGCGGCCGTTCAGGCTGGCATCGACGTCGAACTTCCCTACACGGACTGCTACGGCGAGCACCTCGTCGATGCTGTCGAGAGCGGTGTGCTTGCCGAGAAAACGCTCGAGGAATCCGTTCGCCGCGTCCTTCTGGCGAAGGCTCGGAACGGACTCCTCGAGGACCCGACGGTCGACCCCGACGCCGCGACGGAACCGTTCGGCACCGAGGACGCGCGGGCGCTCACCGAGCGCGCTGCTCGAGAGTCGATGACGCTGCTGAAAAACGACACGGACGTGCTCCCTCTCACCGGCGAGGGGATCGACTCCGTTGCGGTCGTCGGCCCGAAAGCCGACGACCCGCAGGAACTGATGGGGGACTACGCCTACCCCGCCCACTACCCGGAGGAGGAGGTCGATCTCGACGCGACGACACCGCTCGATGCCGTGCGCGAACGCAGCAACGAACACGGGTTCGAGGTGCTTTACGAACGAGGCTGTACCACGACTGGACCGGAGACGGACGACTTCGAGGCGGCTGCCGGCGCGGCCGCCGACGCCGACATCGCCGTCGCGTTCGTCGGCGCCCGTTCTGCCGTCGACTTCTCGGATTCGGACAGGGAACGGATCTACAAACCCAGCGTCGCAACCAGCGGCGAGGGGTGTGACGTGGTCGATCTGGATCTCCCCGGCGTTCAGGCCGCGCTCGTTGAACGGGTTCACGAGACGGACACCCCGGTGGTCGTCGTCGTCGTGAGCGGAAAACCGCACTCGATCGAGTCGATCGCGGCGGACGTTCCGGCCGTCCTGCAGGCGTGGCTTCCAGGCGAGCGCGGCGGCGAGGGCATCGCCGCCGTCCTGTTCGGCGAACACAATCCAGGTGGCCATCTGCCGGTCTCAATTCCCCGAACCGTCGGTCAACTTCCGGTCCACTACAATCGAAAACCGAACACCGCTACCGAGGAGTACGTCTACACGGAGAGCGACCCGCTCTATCCCTTCGGACACGGGCTGAGTTACACCGATTTCGAATACGGGGACCTTTCGCTGTCGACGGCGAAGCTCCCGCCGGCCGGAACGGTCACTGCTACCGTAACCGTTGAAAACGCCGGCGACGTCGCGGGACACGATGTCGTTCAGCTGTACGCGAGTGCGGAAAACCCCGATCAGGCTCGTCCGGTCCAGGAACTCGTTGGATTCGAGCGTGTGTTCCTCGAGCCGGGCGAAACCGAACGCCTCAGCTTCGTGGTCGATGCGTCACAGCTGGCCTACCACGACAGGAATGGCAACCTAGCCGTGGCGGAAGGTCCCTACGAGTTCCGCGTCGGCCACTCGGCCGCCGACATCGTTACGACTGCATCGTTCGACGTGACCGGAACCAAGTCCGTCCCGCAGACTGGTCGAACGTACTTTACCGAGACGGAGACCGAGAAACTCGAGTAA
- a CDS encoding ABC transporter substrate-binding protein: protein MLMVAGASGTAAFAGCLGGSGSDTGTFVNAYTGNPADLHFNTSAIQNYRWPAGRAVFAPFMKYSFTENEFLLGALEDIEIEEEEVTLTFRDDLMWDNGDEWTTEDLDVQLQLAEMTGTSLWGYLDDYEIEDDKTARLILSGPTNPKIIKFELTNFLVDTKAETHEQWLDKDESEFLRWAWEDPVASGMFSFVSKDRQAFEFEKNPEFYNADNVEIETFMIESYGGNSAQHQALMSGSDVDASPSLFAPPEIVDQFPDHITEVQIPAKWGYGIVFNHDDPHFGQREVRQAVAHVIDREAIVENAGPRSKFVTPTPCGIAPRDQEYWLDDWQSDFETYGVDSSQTDEATELLQEAGYTKENGTWEDSDGETIGGEYFSPGGWTDWTTMSNTVVSQLNEFGFDFSVSTKPTNDWFSEYSNSNFSMGSLYWLPGGSRSSFPYFPLRYQLWEEEIGGGHNYREPAQSEQTIPGRDGGEMTITPLEETEQIAQQPSDDEARPYVQRAAWHNHIELPFLGLVSKYEQSWIMNDRWTVADEDSPNRQVKWPQFWWVHEGELRPKN, encoded by the coding sequence ATGCTGATGGTAGCAGGTGCATCCGGAACAGCCGCGTTCGCCGGCTGTCTCGGCGGTAGTGGTTCAGATACCGGTACGTTCGTCAACGCTTACACCGGCAATCCGGCCGACCTTCACTTCAACACGTCGGCGATTCAAAACTACAGGTGGCCAGCGGGACGGGCGGTGTTCGCTCCGTTTATGAAGTATTCGTTTACCGAGAACGAATTCCTGCTCGGTGCACTTGAAGACATAGAAATCGAGGAGGAGGAGGTTACGCTCACGTTTCGCGACGACCTGATGTGGGATAATGGGGACGAGTGGACGACTGAAGATCTAGACGTGCAACTGCAACTCGCGGAAATGACCGGGACCTCGCTGTGGGGGTACCTCGATGACTACGAGATCGAGGACGACAAGACCGCCCGACTGATTCTCTCCGGTCCGACGAACCCGAAGATCATCAAGTTCGAACTCACGAACTTCCTCGTAGACACGAAAGCGGAGACTCACGAACAGTGGTTAGACAAGGATGAGTCGGAGTTTCTTCGCTGGGCGTGGGAAGACCCGGTCGCGAGCGGGATGTTTTCGTTCGTTAGCAAGGACCGGCAGGCGTTCGAATTCGAGAAAAATCCCGAATTCTACAACGCCGATAACGTGGAAATCGAGACGTTTATGATCGAGAGTTACGGCGGGAACAGCGCCCAACACCAGGCGTTGATGTCGGGATCGGACGTCGATGCATCACCGAGTCTGTTCGCACCGCCGGAGATCGTCGATCAGTTCCCCGATCACATCACTGAGGTCCAGATCCCCGCAAAGTGGGGATACGGGATCGTGTTCAACCACGACGACCCCCACTTCGGACAGCGCGAGGTTCGCCAGGCAGTCGCACACGTCATCGACCGCGAGGCGATCGTCGAAAACGCCGGTCCGCGGTCGAAATTCGTCACGCCGACCCCGTGCGGTATCGCTCCCCGCGATCAGGAGTACTGGCTTGACGACTGGCAATCGGATTTCGAGACCTACGGCGTCGATTCGAGTCAGACCGACGAGGCGACCGAATTGCTTCAGGAGGCCGGCTACACCAAGGAAAACGGTACGTGGGAGGACTCTGACGGAGAAACCATCGGCGGGGAGTACTTCTCGCCCGGGGGGTGGACCGACTGGACGACTATGTCTAACACCGTTGTCAGCCAGCTAAACGAGTTCGGCTTCGATTTCTCGGTCAGTACTAAACCGACGAACGACTGGTTTAGCGAGTACTCTAATAGCAACTTCTCGATGGGGAGTCTCTACTGGCTGCCCGGCGGTTCGCGATCGTCGTTCCCATACTTCCCACTTCGGTACCAACTGTGGGAAGAAGAGATCGGTGGCGGCCACAACTACCGCGAACCAGCACAGTCCGAACAAACGATTCCAGGGCGAGACGGCGGGGAGATGACGATTACTCCCCTCGAGGAGACCGAGCAGATCGCACAACAACCCAGCGACGACGAGGCCAGACCGTACGTTCAACGAGCGGCGTGGCACAATCACATCGAACTGCCCTTCCTCGGGCTGGTCTCCAAATACGAGCAGTCTTGGATAATGAACGACAGGTGGACGGTCGCCGACGAGGACAGTCCTAATCGACAGGTCAAGTGGCCACAGTTCTGGTGGGTTCACGAGGGTGAACTGCGACCGAAGAACTAA
- a CDS encoding fumarylacetoacetate hydrolase family protein, giving the protein MRYYQLREEGTLRLVVETAGSAYDLTAATGQLHTFEDILRTAAVTNDSIDAIADRLLEDAAVLSDGVLEERVPEVPILSGEVWAAGVTYRISEKARKAESAMPDMYLDVYESDRPEVFFKATPERTVGPDAGVGIRADSEWDVPEPELGIVLFEGSIVGYTIGNDMSSRSIEGQNPLYLPQAKVYDRCCSLGPCIRSADSIDDPHDLEMWMTVSRDDDVLYDESTSTSKMVRSVDELVDCYVTHNAVPDVSVLLTGTSLVPDEEFTLREGDTVEIGLEEIGTLSNTVVEV; this is encoded by the coding sequence ATGCGTTACTATCAGCTCCGCGAGGAGGGGACTCTTCGTCTCGTAGTGGAAACGGCCGGATCCGCGTACGATCTCACCGCGGCGACGGGGCAATTACACACGTTCGAGGACATCCTCCGAACGGCCGCCGTCACGAACGACTCCATCGATGCGATCGCTGATCGACTGCTCGAAGACGCGGCGGTTCTCTCCGACGGCGTGCTCGAGGAACGAGTCCCCGAAGTACCGATATTGTCGGGGGAAGTCTGGGCCGCGGGCGTCACGTACCGTATCAGTGAAAAAGCGCGCAAGGCCGAGAGCGCCATGCCCGATATGTACCTCGATGTCTACGAGAGCGATCGGCCCGAGGTATTCTTCAAAGCGACGCCGGAGCGGACCGTTGGCCCCGACGCGGGAGTCGGTATCCGCGCCGACTCCGAGTGGGATGTCCCCGAGCCCGAGCTCGGGATCGTTCTCTTCGAGGGCAGCATAGTCGGGTACACGATCGGCAACGACATGAGCAGTCGTTCGATCGAGGGGCAGAATCCGCTGTATCTCCCGCAGGCGAAGGTGTACGACCGATGTTGTTCTCTCGGCCCCTGCATCCGCTCGGCTGACTCGATCGACGACCCGCACGACCTCGAGATGTGGATGACGGTCAGCCGCGACGACGACGTCCTGTACGACGAGTCGACGAGTACGAGCAAGATGGTCCGATCCGTCGACGAACTGGTCGACTGTTACGTTACCCACAACGCCGTCCCGGATGTTTCGGTCCTCCTGACCGGGACGTCGCTGGTTCCCGACGAGGAATTTACGCTGCGCGAAGGCGATACGGTCGAGATCGGGCTCGAGGAGATCGGAACTCTCTCGAATACCGTCGTAGAGGTCTGA